The following nucleotide sequence is from Paracrocinitomix mangrovi.
GCCCAAAACCAATCACCTTTTGATGATCATCTTCAACAACTATAATTACGCACTGGTCTTCTGGCTTGTTTAATAAAGAGAAAATATAGGTCTGCGTGATCTCTTCAGGCAATCTGGTAATTCCCTGTACGTCTCCGGCAACTTCTGCATAAATTTTTGCAATTGCCAATCTATCAGTATTATGTGCTTTTCGGAGTTTCACATTTGAAATATACTTAAAAAAATATGTCTAACCTTTTTACAACACAGCAATTCGCTCAACTTCAAAAAGTAACGGATTAAATAGGAGTATTCTTTTATTAAAAATTGAAGGCATAAATTTTAGATGGTCCTGTTGAAAATGGTGATAATCAAAATATGGCTGTGAACAACTAAATACGGCTGTTACTTTTTTAGCCTTTGGTAGCTATATCTTTATAAGTTGATACAAAGTCCTTTTTATGGAAATGCTAAAAGTTGAAAATATTGTCAAGCAATATAGTGGCCACAGAGCCCTTGATGATATTTCAATCACCACTAAGAGAGGTGAGATTTTTGGTTTGCTGGGGCCAAATGGTGCCGGTAAAACTAGTTTGATTAGAATAATTAACCAGATTACGGGTCCGGATAACGGACGTGTGCTGCTAGAGGGTAGGGAAATAAAAAGATCAGATATAGAGCATATTGGTTACTTACCTGAAGAAAGAGGACTTTATAAAAAGATGAAAGTAAAAGAGCAAGTTATGTACTTTGCTCGCCTAAAGGGACTTTCAAAAAGTGAGGCCAAAGAACGAATGGATTATTGGTTTGAGAAGTTTGATATCACTTCATGGTATGATAAAAAAGTGGAAGAACTCTCAAAAGGGATGGCGCAAAAAATTCAGTTTATCATTACAGTAATTCACGAACCTAAATTGTTGATTTTAGATGAGCCTTTCAGTGGCTTTGACCCCATTAATACTCAATTGATTAAGAACGAAATTCTTGAATTAAAAAAGAATGGGGCTTCAATTATGTTGTCAACGCATAACATGAATTCTGTTGAAGAAATTTGTGATTCAATTGCATTGATTAACAAATCAAAATTAGTAGTTGCCGGAGCTTTAAAAGATGTAAAGAATGAATTCAAATCTAACATTTACGCCATTCAGTTCAAAGGAATGATGATGGCTTTTGCCAATGCACTGTTTGCAGGGTATTCATTAGAACATTCAGAACAATTGGATGAAGATACTGCTGTGGCTCATGTGAAATTATTAAAAGATAATACGCTTAATGATTTGCTTAAAACAGTGATGCCTGTTGTTAAAATTGAAGCAGTAAATGAAGTGGTGCCAAGTATGAATGACATTTTTATTGAAGCCGTAACAGGTAAAAAGAAAGAAAATGAATTCATGAAAGACAAACCTAATACAGAGGAAGGAGGAAGTCATGAGTAAACTGGGACTAATTATTAGTAGAGAATATTCCTCAAGGGTTAAGAAAAAAGGGTTTGTTGTCTTGACCTTGTTGGTCCCAGTTCTTCTGGGAATTATTACGGTTGCTTTGATTTATATTACCTCAAAAGATCAAAAGCACTTAAAGGTATTGTTGTCAGATCCGGATAATATTTGCGGTGAGGACATTTACGTTGGGCCAAATGAAAATCCGCCTGCTACATTTTACTTTACTACAGAAAATTTAGAGCAGACAAATTTTAATGAAAGGGAAGATCTCAAGCAATTTGATATGATTATTGGTGTAAAAAGCTCAGTGATCACCAATAAGAAAATTGCCATGTATTATCGGGATAAAAAACCGAATTCTAATGCTCAAAACTATATTGTTACAAAGATCTCAGGGGAGTTAGAAGAGTATTTCGCAGAAAAAGAAGGTGTTTCTTTAGCCACTTACAGAAGAATCAATCAGGCCTATGACTTTGAATTGGCGGACATGAAATATTTCAACATGAATGAGGATGAGATTGCTTTTGAAAAGAGTAAAACAAAAAGACAAGGAGTTGGATTGTTCTTTTCTGTCTTCATTTTTGTCTTTTTAATGATCTACGCTTCATTGGTCATGAGATCCGTATTGGAAGAGAAAACTAGTAGGGTT
It contains:
- a CDS encoding ABC transporter ATP-binding protein; amino-acid sequence: MEMLKVENIVKQYSGHRALDDISITTKRGEIFGLLGPNGAGKTSLIRIINQITGPDNGRVLLEGREIKRSDIEHIGYLPEERGLYKKMKVKEQVMYFARLKGLSKSEAKERMDYWFEKFDITSWYDKKVEELSKGMAQKIQFIITVIHEPKLLILDEPFSGFDPINTQLIKNEILELKKNGASIMLSTHNMNSVEEICDSIALINKSKLVVAGALKDVKNEFKSNIYAIQFKGMMMAFANALFAGYSLEHSEQLDEDTAVAHVKLLKDNTLNDLLKTVMPVVKIEAVNEVVPSMNDIFIEAVTGKKKENEFMKDKPNTEEGGSHE